The proteins below are encoded in one region of Aeromonas jandaei:
- a CDS encoding DUF3135 domain-containing protein gives MELPDFDTLKELAASEPSRLDAILEQQIEQLMARANPEQRRRLRGLQFKIDGQRRLAKNNLDSCIRIANMMRDSFYLMGSEMRQFREEEIPPPENDGSGKIIRLIDYKRPK, from the coding sequence ATGGAGTTGCCTGATTTTGACACCCTGAAAGAGCTGGCTGCGAGTGAACCCTCCCGGCTGGATGCCATTCTGGAGCAGCAGATTGAACAGCTGATGGCTCGAGCCAACCCCGAGCAGCGGCGCCGTTTGCGCGGGCTCCAGTTCAAGATTGACGGACAGCGCAGGTTGGCAAAAAACAACCTCGACAGCTGTATCCGCATTGCCAATATGATGCGGGACTCCTTTTATCTGATGGGCAGTGAAATGCGACAATTTCGCGAGGAGGAGATACCTCCGCCTGAAAACGATGGCAGTGGTAAAATAATCCGGCTGATCGACTATAAACGGCCCAAATAA
- the mog gene encoding molybdopterin adenylyltransferase, with product MSKAKIGIVTVSDRASAGIYEDLSGKAIIDTLNAYLTSEWEPVYQVIPDEQDQIEATLIRLADEEQCCLIVTTGGTGPAKRDVTPEATEAVCDRMMPGFGELMRAESLKFVPTAILSRQTAGLRDDTLIVNLPGKPKSIRECLDAVFPAIPYCIDLMEGPYLECDESVIKPFRPKK from the coding sequence ATGAGCAAGGCAAAAATCGGTATCGTTACCGTCAGCGATCGCGCCAGTGCCGGCATCTACGAAGACCTCTCCGGCAAGGCCATCATCGACACCCTGAACGCCTATCTGACATCGGAGTGGGAGCCCGTCTATCAGGTGATCCCCGATGAGCAGGATCAGATTGAAGCGACCCTGATCCGGCTGGCGGACGAGGAGCAGTGCTGCCTCATCGTCACCACTGGCGGCACCGGCCCGGCCAAACGGGACGTCACCCCGGAAGCAACCGAAGCGGTATGCGATCGCATGATGCCGGGCTTTGGCGAGCTGATGCGGGCCGAATCCCTCAAGTTTGTTCCGACCGCCATTCTGTCGCGCCAAACGGCTGGCCTGCGCGACGATACCCTGATCGTCAACCTGCCGGGTAAGCCCAAATCGATCCGCGAGTGTCTGGATGCGGTCTTCCCCGCCATTCCCTACTGCATCGACCTGATGGAAGGGCCCTATCTGGAGTGCGACGAAAGCGTCATCAAGCCATTTAGGCCAAAGAAATAA
- a CDS encoding DUF2541 family protein — MSLLALWRSRFSVRALLGTVLLVVATASHAGEDQFTLGRTILLGAGDHGATIPMVICRQTKYIKVKAERDLTLDRVVVTYGGDRTKTIYFDQDMRGDTETGWKSLGSRRCVKKIEVYGNSERSKAGVKVFGRK, encoded by the coding sequence ATGTCCCTGCTCGCTCTCTGGCGTTCCCGTTTTTCCGTTCGTGCCCTGCTGGGAACTGTTCTGCTGGTTGTCGCTACTGCCAGCCATGCCGGTGAAGATCAATTCACCCTCGGTCGCACCATTTTGCTGGGGGCCGGTGATCATGGTGCCACCATTCCCATGGTGATTTGCCGCCAGACCAAATATATCAAGGTGAAGGCAGAGCGTGATTTGACCCTGGATCGAGTCGTCGTCACATATGGCGGTGATCGCACCAAGACGATCTATTTCGATCAGGATATGCGTGGTGATACCGAGACCGGCTGGAAATCCCTTGGCTCGCGCCGCTGTGTAAAGAAAATCGAAGTGTACGGTAATTCCGAGCGCAGCAAGGCCGGCGTGAAAGTATTTGGCCGTAAATAA
- a CDS encoding YgdI/YgdR family lipoprotein, with product MKQLMMILICALGLVACSSQYIMSTKDGKMITTDSKPKLDESTGMYRYYDTEGREVMIKKDDVTQIMER from the coding sequence ATGAAACAACTGATGATGATCCTGATCTGTGCGCTGGGGCTGGTGGCATGCAGCTCCCAATACATCATGAGCACCAAAGACGGCAAGATGATCACCACCGATAGCAAACCCAAGCTGGACGAGAGCACCGGCATGTATCGCTACTACGATACCGAAGGGCGCGAAGTGATGATCAAGAAGGATGATGTCACCCAGATTATGGAGCGTTGA
- a CDS encoding sulfurtransferase: MKRHLRFLQAALATLLLWCALPTFAAELPPLSLADAKAKQAVILDTRASYFYQGWPMEGEKQGGHVAGAENLSAEWKYRDADWPAALAIKGLKADRPVALYGAPREVAEVARMLRMQGIKQLFELQGWQSAPREHLARWQQLVYPRWLLDLQEGRPVAAAPKGDWKLFEVDWGSPKAYLLSHIPGAGYIDTNRLEEEPLWNKVSDEALKALLLENGIRHDTTVILYGRNTMAAARAAHLMMYAGVEDVRLLDGGLDAWFIQHLRTETGLPNKYEPVKDFGVAIPAHPEYYTTLDQAKTLLKQPDSALVSVRTWDEFVGNTSGYSYIKPKGDIPGAKWGHGGVDANSMSDFHNPDGTMKPAREILAMWDEWNIEPTQQAAFYCGTGWRASEAFFYAWLMDWKRISVYDGGWYEWSSDPKNPTVTGERKPAK, from the coding sequence ATGAAACGACATCTTCGCTTCTTGCAGGCCGCGCTGGCGACCTTGCTGCTCTGGTGTGCCCTGCCCACCTTTGCAGCCGAGTTGCCACCGCTTTCGCTGGCTGATGCCAAGGCCAAACAGGCGGTCATCCTGGATACTCGCGCCAGCTACTTCTATCAGGGGTGGCCCATGGAGGGCGAGAAGCAGGGGGGCCATGTGGCCGGCGCCGAGAACCTCTCCGCCGAGTGGAAATACCGCGATGCGGATTGGCCTGCCGCCCTTGCCATCAAGGGGCTGAAAGCCGACCGCCCGGTCGCACTGTATGGTGCGCCGCGCGAGGTGGCCGAAGTGGCGCGCATGCTGCGCATGCAGGGCATCAAGCAGCTGTTCGAGCTGCAGGGCTGGCAAAGCGCCCCGCGCGAACACCTGGCTCGCTGGCAACAGCTGGTCTATCCGCGCTGGTTGCTCGACCTGCAGGAAGGCCGGCCGGTAGCTGCAGCGCCCAAGGGGGACTGGAAGCTGTTTGAAGTGGATTGGGGTTCACCCAAGGCCTATCTGCTGAGCCATATTCCGGGGGCGGGTTATATCGATACCAACCGTCTGGAAGAGGAGCCGCTGTGGAACAAGGTCTCTGACGAGGCGCTCAAGGCGCTGCTGCTGGAGAACGGCATCCGCCACGACACCACCGTGATCCTCTACGGTCGCAACACCATGGCGGCTGCCCGCGCTGCGCATCTGATGATGTATGCCGGCGTGGAAGATGTCCGCCTGCTGGACGGCGGCCTGGATGCCTGGTTTATCCAGCATCTGCGCACCGAAACCGGCCTGCCCAACAAATATGAGCCGGTGAAGGATTTTGGCGTGGCCATTCCCGCTCACCCCGAGTACTACACCACTTTGGATCAGGCCAAGACCCTGCTCAAGCAGCCCGATAGCGCGCTGGTCAGCGTGCGTACTTGGGACGAGTTTGTCGGCAACACCTCCGGCTACAGCTACATCAAGCCGAAGGGCGATATCCCGGGGGCCAAGTGGGGTCATGGTGGTGTCGATGCCAACAGCATGAGCGACTTCCATAACCCGGACGGCACCATGAAGCCGGCCCGCGAGATCCTCGCCATGTGGGATGAGTGGAACATCGAGCCGACCCAGCAGGCCGCTTTTTATTGCGGTACCGGCTGGCGTGCCTCCGAAGCCTTCTTCTACGCCTGGCTGATGGACTGGAAGCGGATCAGCGTCTACGACGGCGGCTGGTATGAGTGGAGTTCCGATCCCAAGAACCCGACCGTGACCGGCGAGCGCAAGCCTGCCAAGTAA
- the glsB gene encoding glutaminase B — MVLSSELLASILEEVRPLLGHGKVADYIPALAQVPADRLGIAVCTVEGELFTAGDAFEPFSIQSISKALSLTLALTLYQEEEIWARVGKEPSGQPFNSLVQLEFEQGIPRNPFINAGALVVNDLLETRLTAPRQRTLELARRLSGNPAIMADQVVARSEYQHSARNAAIAYLMKAYGNFENEVDKVLQSYFNACAIRMSCVDLARTFIYLANRGLPLGETTPLLPARTTKQVNALLATCGLYDEAGDFAYRVGMPGKSGVGGGIVALIPGELCVCVWSPELNKAGNSLAGTAALELLAERLGRSIF; from the coding sequence ATGGTGTTGTCATCCGAATTACTGGCCAGCATTCTGGAAGAGGTGCGCCCGCTGCTGGGGCACGGCAAGGTGGCCGACTATATTCCTGCGCTGGCGCAGGTGCCGGCCGACCGGCTCGGCATTGCGGTCTGTACCGTGGAGGGGGAGCTGTTCACTGCCGGTGATGCCTTCGAACCCTTCTCCATCCAGAGTATCTCCAAGGCCCTGAGCCTGACGCTGGCACTCACCCTCTATCAGGAGGAGGAGATCTGGGCCCGGGTCGGCAAGGAGCCCTCCGGCCAACCCTTCAACTCGCTGGTTCAGCTCGAGTTCGAGCAGGGGATACCCCGCAACCCCTTTATCAATGCCGGCGCTCTGGTTGTCAACGATCTGCTGGAGACCCGCCTCACTGCACCGCGCCAGCGTACTCTGGAGCTGGCTCGCCGCCTCTCCGGCAATCCGGCCATCATGGCGGATCAGGTCGTCGCCCGCTCCGAATATCAGCACTCGGCCCGCAACGCCGCCATCGCCTATCTGATGAAGGCCTATGGCAACTTCGAAAACGAAGTGGACAAGGTGCTGCAGAGCTATTTCAATGCCTGCGCCATCCGCATGAGTTGCGTCGATCTGGCGCGAACCTTTATCTATCTGGCCAACCGCGGCTTGCCGCTTGGCGAGACAACCCCGCTGCTGCCGGCGCGCACCACCAAGCAGGTCAACGCCCTGCTCGCGACCTGCGGCCTCTATGACGAGGCGGGAGATTTTGCCTACCGGGTGGGCATGCCGGGCAAGTCCGGGGTCGGCGGTGGTATCGTGGCCCTGATCCCGGGAGAATTGTGCGTCTGTGTCTGGTCGCCCGAGCTTAACAAAGCGGGCAATTCGCTGGCAGGGACGGCAGCGCTGGAGTTATTGGCCGAGCGTCTGGGCCGCTCCATTTTTTAA
- a CDS encoding YggL family protein, with protein MANRSRRLRKKLRVDEFQEMGFDISFNFPVGTAEETIDAVVDAMIDEVIEPRKLAFAGSGHLAWEGMICTQQLGKCSEEDRAAVKSWLEGKGMEAVVVTELFDLWYGEPA; from the coding sequence ATGGCCAATCGTAGCCGCCGCCTGCGCAAGAAACTGCGCGTCGATGAATTCCAGGAAATGGGTTTCGACATCAGTTTCAACTTCCCGGTCGGCACTGCCGAAGAGACCATCGATGCCGTAGTCGATGCGATGATCGATGAAGTGATCGAGCCCCGCAAACTGGCTTTTGCCGGTTCCGGCCACCTGGCCTGGGAAGGGATGATCTGCACCCAGCAGCTGGGCAAGTGCAGCGAAGAAGACCGTGCCGCCGTCAAATCCTGGCTGGAAGGCAAGGGGATGGAAGCTGTCGTGGTCACCGAACTGTTCGACCTCTGGTACGGCGAACCCGCCTGA
- the trmB gene encoding tRNA (guanosine(46)-N7)-methyltransferase TrmB, with the protein MPVTQDVFNEDGKFMRKIRSFVRREGRLTKRQEKALEELWPVMGIDFEPKQLDLVALFGREAPVVLEIGFGMGASLVEMAKNAPEKNFIGIEVHSPGVGACLGTAQEAGVTNLKVICHDAVEVLEHMIPNGSLSCLQLFFPDPWHKSRHHKRRIVQPAFAQDIRQKLAIGGVFHMATDWENYAEHMLEVMSAAEGYENTSVTGNWVPRPDWRPLTKFEQRGHRLGHGVWDLIFKRVS; encoded by the coding sequence ATGCCTGTGACCCAAGATGTATTTAACGAAGACGGCAAGTTCATGCGCAAGATCCGCAGCTTTGTCCGTCGCGAAGGCCGCCTGACCAAAAGGCAGGAGAAGGCCCTAGAAGAGCTCTGGCCGGTCATGGGCATCGATTTCGAGCCAAAGCAACTCGATCTGGTCGCACTGTTTGGCCGTGAAGCACCAGTGGTGCTGGAGATCGGCTTTGGCATGGGCGCCTCTCTGGTCGAGATGGCCAAGAATGCCCCCGAGAAGAACTTCATCGGCATCGAAGTGCACTCCCCGGGCGTGGGTGCCTGTCTGGGTACCGCTCAGGAAGCGGGTGTCACCAATCTGAAGGTGATCTGCCACGATGCGGTCGAGGTGCTGGAGCACATGATCCCGAACGGTTCACTCTCCTGCCTGCAGCTCTTCTTCCCGGATCCCTGGCACAAGAGCCGTCACCACAAGCGCCGCATCGTGCAGCCTGCGTTTGCCCAGGACATTCGCCAGAAGCTGGCCATCGGTGGTGTATTCCACATGGCCACCGACTGGGAAAACTATGCCGAGCACATGCTGGAAGTGATGAGCGCTGCCGAGGGTTACGAGAACACCTCCGTGACCGGCAACTGGGTGCCGCGCCCTGACTGGCGTCCGCTGACCAAATTCGAGCAACGTGGCCATCGTCTGGGGCACGGGGTTTGGGATCTGATTTTCAAGCGTGTCAGCTGA
- a CDS encoding PLP-dependent aminotransferase family protein → MQPFFAQRFEKVEPSFIREILKVAANPEIISFAGGLPNPHLFPVKAIDQACQDVLREQGAAALQYAATEGYAPLRQYIADRYLARHGMQVNPDNILITSGSQQALDLLGKVLIDEDQDLIIEEPGYLGAIQAFSVYQPNFKPITLGEAGLDLAALDALLASGSNAKLLYGVPNFQNPSGVSYSRANREALAERLVRHELLMVEDDPYGELRFEGEHLPPIAKLAPNNTVLLGSFSKTVVPAFRLGWMLVPEWLRKKVTIAKQATDLHSNAFSQQVLHRFLMDNSLDTHLEKIKEVYGRQRAAMEAALTRHCPPGVSYTRPEGGMFLWLTLPAHISAMALFDEAIKEKVAFVPGAPFYVRPEIQNTLRLSFSCVDEATIEEGVKRLARALQRML, encoded by the coding sequence ATGCAGCCGTTTTTTGCCCAGCGCTTCGAGAAGGTCGAGCCTTCCTTTATCCGTGAAATCCTCAAAGTTGCCGCCAATCCGGAGATCATCTCCTTCGCCGGCGGCCTGCCCAATCCTCACCTGTTTCCGGTCAAGGCAATCGATCAGGCTTGTCAGGATGTGCTGCGCGAACAGGGGGCTGCTGCCCTGCAATATGCGGCGACCGAAGGGTATGCACCGCTGCGCCAGTACATTGCCGACCGCTATCTGGCCCGCCACGGCATGCAGGTCAATCCGGACAACATCCTCATCACCAGCGGCTCCCAGCAGGCGCTGGATCTGCTGGGCAAGGTGCTGATCGACGAGGATCAGGATCTCATCATCGAAGAGCCGGGCTATCTGGGCGCCATTCAGGCCTTCTCTGTCTATCAACCGAATTTCAAGCCAATCACCCTCGGCGAAGCCGGGCTGGATCTGGCGGCGCTGGATGCGCTGCTGGCAAGCGGCTCCAATGCCAAGCTGCTCTACGGCGTCCCCAACTTCCAGAACCCGAGTGGCGTCTCCTACAGCCGCGCCAACCGCGAGGCACTGGCCGAGCGACTGGTGCGCCACGAGCTCCTGATGGTGGAAGATGATCCCTACGGCGAGCTTCGCTTCGAGGGGGAACATCTGCCCCCGATTGCCAAGCTGGCGCCAAACAATACAGTGCTGCTCGGCTCCTTCTCCAAAACCGTGGTGCCCGCCTTCCGTCTGGGCTGGATGCTGGTGCCGGAGTGGCTGCGCAAGAAGGTGACCATCGCCAAACAGGCGACCGACTTGCACAGTAACGCCTTCAGCCAGCAGGTGCTGCACCGCTTCCTGATGGATAACTCCCTCGATACCCATCTGGAGAAGATCAAGGAGGTCTATGGCCGTCAGCGCGCCGCCATGGAAGCCGCCCTGACTCGTCACTGCCCGCCAGGTGTCAGCTACACCAGACCGGAAGGGGGCATGTTCCTCTGGTTGACCCTGCCGGCTCATATCAGCGCCATGGCCCTGTTTGACGAGGCGATCAAGGAGAAGGTAGCCTTCGTGCCGGGCGCCCCCTTCTATGTGCGCCCCGAAATTCAGAACACCCTGCGTCTGAGCTTCTCCTGCGTCGATGAAGCGACCATTGAGGAGGGGGTCAAGCGGCTGGCTCGCGCCCTCCAGCGGATGCTCTGA
- a CDS encoding EAL domain-containing protein, with amino-acid sequence MPFHRLKTSKLRARLFTALLAGGALLVLGELTVAWQTMSEVNKDARQRLQYALTLFDRTMDHARQAASNVQDEVGKPCPDVAQRLREQAATIPDVRSVTLTRGSRLYCSSLYGDYDGAFNVNNYVAGRLQLLKGNAVTPDHPLIIFRHAAEQGSVLIGVDGYYLRNILDISSKNSPMALIVGTRAMFGTGQVADAPPATDPGYLAFSSTRYPYQVATRVMRADYLNHAWRHSWGSIMLYPLLGLLVGVGTFRLMGRSHSPEEELKRALVAEEFIPYLQPVVTGEDDHWSGCEVLMRWQHPKQGMISPDRFIPLAEDSGLIVPMTSLMMAQVRNYFAPFALELPKGFHFGFNISASHCKDLSLVADCRAFIEAFRDNPIKLVLELTERELIVADEMTDRLFAELQQLGVFIAIDDFGTGHSSLTYLQQFKVDFLKIDQSFVGMIGSDALSSHIVENVIDLATRLGLQLVAEGVENQVQADYLRARHVDFLQGYLYGRPIPIEQFSQRLFAS; translated from the coding sequence ATGCCATTTCATCGTCTGAAAACCAGCAAGCTGCGCGCAAGGCTTTTTACTGCCCTGCTCGCTGGTGGTGCGCTACTGGTGCTGGGGGAGTTGACCGTGGCCTGGCAGACCATGTCGGAAGTGAACAAGGATGCCCGGCAGCGGTTGCAATATGCCCTGACCCTGTTTGACCGCACCATGGATCATGCCCGTCAGGCGGCAAGCAATGTGCAGGATGAGGTGGGCAAGCCTTGTCCTGATGTGGCGCAACGGCTGCGCGAGCAGGCCGCGACCATCCCCGATGTCCGCTCCGTCACGCTGACGCGCGGCAGTCGGCTCTACTGCTCCTCGCTGTATGGCGATTACGACGGGGCGTTCAATGTAAACAACTATGTTGCGGGCCGCCTGCAACTGCTCAAGGGTAACGCCGTCACGCCAGATCACCCGCTGATCATTTTTCGCCATGCCGCAGAGCAGGGCAGCGTACTGATCGGGGTCGATGGCTACTACCTGCGCAACATACTCGATATCTCCAGCAAGAACTCGCCGATGGCGCTTATCGTCGGCACCCGTGCCATGTTTGGTACCGGACAGGTGGCTGACGCGCCACCGGCCACAGATCCCGGCTATCTGGCTTTCTCTTCGACCCGTTATCCCTATCAGGTGGCAACCCGGGTGATGCGAGCGGATTATCTCAATCACGCCTGGCGCCACTCCTGGGGCAGTATTATGCTCTATCCCCTATTGGGGCTGCTGGTCGGCGTGGGGACATTCCGGCTGATGGGGCGCAGCCACTCGCCGGAAGAGGAGCTCAAGCGAGCGCTGGTCGCGGAGGAGTTTATCCCCTATCTGCAACCCGTGGTCACCGGAGAGGATGACCACTGGAGTGGCTGCGAGGTGCTGATGCGCTGGCAGCATCCCAAGCAGGGGATGATCTCGCCCGATCGCTTTATTCCGCTGGCGGAAGACAGCGGGCTGATCGTGCCCATGACCAGCCTGATGATGGCTCAGGTGCGGAACTACTTTGCCCCGTTTGCCCTCGAGTTGCCCAAAGGGTTCCACTTCGGCTTCAACATCAGCGCCAGCCACTGCAAGGATTTGAGTCTGGTGGCCGATTGCCGGGCCTTTATCGAGGCGTTTCGCGACAACCCGATCAAGCTGGTGCTGGAGCTGACGGAGCGGGAGCTCATCGTAGCCGACGAGATGACCGATCGCCTCTTTGCCGAGTTGCAGCAGTTGGGGGTCTTTATCGCCATCGACGATTTTGGCACCGGCCACTCCAGCCTCACCTATCTGCAGCAGTTCAAGGTGGACTTTCTCAAGATCGATCAGAGCTTTGTCGGGATGATCGGCTCCGATGCCCTCTCCAGCCATATCGTCGAGAACGTCATCGATCTGGCGACCCGGCTGGGCTTGCAGCTGGTGGCAGAGGGTGTCGAAAATCAGGTGCAGGCCGATTATCTGCGGGCCCGGCACGTCGATTTCCTGCAAGGCTATCTTTACGGTCGGCCGATTCCCATCGAGCAGTTCAGCCAGCGGCTGTTTGCCAGCTAG